Within Macaca nemestrina isolate mMacNem1 chromosome 12, mMacNem.hap1, whole genome shotgun sequence, the genomic segment TCCTTAGAAAAAGGACGTCCGGCACCGGCCAGTACTGGGGAGGAAGTGGGAGCTGGACGGGCTTGGGGAGGAAGCCAGGGCCAGTTCAGGGGGTATGAGCGGGGGTTCCCCACACTCGCCCTACAGGCTCCAGAGGTCGGGTCCACTTGGAGCCATGTAAGCTGCTATGGGGGAGGGCCTGGACAGGGTGGGCTGCAGGCTGCTCTTCTCCCTGACCTTAGCCTGTCCTCAGCCACTGGCCCTGTGAAGAGCCAGCCTCTCCTGCTAGAGTTTCAAACCCACAGAGAGGGCTCCATCTGCACCTGGGTCCTCCATGCCTCAGCTCCTCCCAGACACGCTGCTTTCCTCAGGGCCCTCTGAGGAGCGCCCCCCAGGCCCTCACCCACAGGGGCTGCCTGGGCTCCCATGGTCTCCAGCTTAGTGGAACAGGCGTTTCTGGGCACATGCCCAGCCATCAGAAACCAGCAGTGAAGCACGGACCCCTGTCCTCCGCCTCTCACCAACAGAGGAGACAGGCACGTGGATGCAGGTGCCACACTGGGGGCTTGGGAGGAGGTGGCATGTCTAGAGTGGGGTCTAGCGTGGGGGTGGCCCGGTAGTGGCGACTGCCTGCCTGCGGTGGTGACAGAGGTGAAGGGTTTCATCAGGCTCCATTGGCGAAGCGTTGACTCAGGCAGGCTTGAAGCCGGTAGAACTGTCCAGTTTTTCGATAGGCAGCCTGCAAGGGGCGGCTGTGTGCCCGGGGTCACCGCTGTGTGTAGCCTTGGGAGGTGGGAGCTGAAGGCTGGAGGGGAATGTCAGGGCCAAACTGAACACAGCATCACATACCCAGGGAAGAAACTTGGACCTGGTCTGTGGTAGGCAGGGAGGGGCCTGTGTTGTAAAAATTCCAGCAGCCTGGTGGAGGATGCTTTGGCGggcagaggtggaagaatggGGGCCGTGACATTGGAGGCAGTGGTCTGTAGCAGTGGGAGGGGCAACGGCAGTGGCAGCAGAGAGAGGGAGATTGGGGTAACCCCAGCTAGTGTTGGGGACTGGCGTGGAGGAGGAAGATGGTGTCTAGGAGATGAGGAGCAGAAAGGACGAGGGACTTTGGGGTTAGGCAGAGTGGACAGAATTCCAGGTTCCTGGCAGAGCGAGCCTTGGTGTgcacaggatgctgaggcaggctcGTGGAGACGTGTTGTCTCCAGGACTTACAAAGGGAGGTGGCCACTGGGAAGTGAGTGCAGGGACAACATGCAGGGGGTGACTGGGCTGAAGGAACCCCAAGAACTTGTCAGCCTTGGGTTCTCAGGACCAGGAGCATGAATGAGGCCACTGGAGGAGCCAGGGTTGGAAGCAAGGGACTTCTCTCCCTGGGGCCCTCGGCCGTCAGAGGAGCGCGGCTAGGCCAGCCAGCAGGTTGGCCGTCTCAAGCAACTGGATTACCAAAGCTCCAGAGCCCTGGGCTCACCTCTCAGGTTCTGATACTACAGATCTGGGGTGGGGCCAGGAACTTTGTTTTGAAGGCTTGCTGTGGTTCTGGTGAGCCAGGTTCGCACTGCAGGTATAAGTGGACTGAGCCTGGCTGCTGAGTGGAGAACCAGGAGCCAGCCAGAGGCCTTCTGGTGGCACCTGCAGCTGAGCTCAGGCCTGCGAGGGGAAGATGTCCAGTGCAGGGCCGAGCTGCACGTGCTCACTGGGCGCCTACCAGGGGTCCAGGGCTGCAGATTCCAGTGAACAAAGCTGTCCCTGCCCTCCTGAAGCCTGCATTTGAGGGGCAGGTCCAGAGCTCTGCCACCACGTCTGGAAGCCATCCATCTAGCCTCAGGCCGCTCTAAGCTGCAGGCagccgagagagagagagaggtcctGAGCCGGGGACATGGGGAGCCTGGACACTCCCTCTCACGTAGACCCTGAGATGGGCAGAGCTGAAAGACCCACTCTGGGCTCCTCAGCTGGCAGGACCTGCCCGTACCTCCTGCTATGCTAGCGGGAGTTGGGGAGGCTGTTTGAATGGCTGGGGCTCTGGGTGGTGAGGAGCCCCTGCCCTCTTCGGAGGGCCTGTGTCTGTAGGGTGTGTTATGGACTACATCACAGATGACGAAACTCCGGCACACAGAGATGAAGTGACTTGTCCGGCTACCAAGAGGCAAGGTCAGGACCTCAGCTGAGATCTGACTGTACAGTGTGTGCCCTGATTCCCTGGGCAGCGACACTAGAACAAGATCAGGTTTGGCACCTATTAGCCAACAGCATCAATAAGAACAAAAGCCTCAGGGTGGAGGTTGCTGGCCCTGCAGGTGCTGACGCAAGCCTGGAATGAAGGCCCTTTGTGAGGTGGCCCTGGGAACTGGCAACAGGTTCCATCCTGCCAGGAGAGGGACGACAGGAGCTGGGACCTGTGTAGGAGATGGTTCTCGCCATGCTGGGGGCTCTGCACCCCCGGGCTGGGCTCAGCCTCTTCCTCCACCTTATCCTGGCAGTGGCACTGCTTCACTCCCAGCCTCTGAGGTGACTCCTGGGGCACGGAGGGGCAGGGCACTCGGGCTGGATGGCAGAGGTGCTGCCCCTCCCCTCTCTGGAGTGGGGCTGGCTGGCCCTGGTACCCTGGGTGTTGGAGGGCTTGCCAAGTGCCCCCACACTGGGCCATCCCCCCATTCACAAGGAGGTGGCGGTGGCTTTCTGGGCCAGGGCCGAGCACCCCAACCTCTCCCACAGGTCTCAGCAGTCTGTTCCTGAGGCATTTTCCGCACCCCTGGAACTCTCACAGCCACTCTCCGGCCTGGTGGATGGTAGTATCTCTCTcatcccctgcccctgcccctccctgacAGTGGAGACTCCCCTAAGGGGTGCCCCAAGTCCAGCCTTCAGGGGCTTGTCATCCCAAACCACATCTGTTCAAGGGTGCCAGCTGCCCCTCCCACCCatgccctcctttctctctctagaCTATGGCATTCTCCCCAAGCACCCGTGGCCGCGAGGGCCTCGACCCCTCCTGTCCCGGGCCCAGCAGCGCAAGCGGGATGGGCCCGACCTTGCTGAGTATTACTACGACGCACACCTATGACCCAAGGCCCCCATAAAGATACTACACATGACAAAGGCTTGGCTTTCCTGGGCTGGGAGTGAGATGGGGACAGGAGGGGTCCATACAGATACATCCACTGCAGTCCAGACAGGAAATGGCACTTTAATAGTTGGGGCCAGGGTGACAGGACCAAGATGGGGCTGGCCTGTGTCAGTCAGGAAGCCTCCCTCCTGCTGGGACAGGGCCTTGCGGCAGCTCCTCCTCCCCACTGAGGTCCTAGGCCTGCCACAGGCCAGCATGCCGGTGAGGTCAGTGGCAGGAGCCACCCAAAGTCCCGCAAATGACGGAGCTGAGAACGGGGTCTTCACCTCCACGTGTTGCCATTTCCTCACTGGAAAGTCCTTGGGAGGTGGCTGGGCTCAGCCTGAGCTCACGGCTTTTTGGTGGGggttggggcaggggcagggtgggcACTTGCAGGTGGCACAGGCTTCATCAAGGCAGGACACGGGCTTCATCAAGGCAGGAGCCAGAGCGCCCGAGCCCTGGCAGGGGAGGTAAGGCCCAGGATGGGGCAGGGCCGTGTGCTCCTGGAACGGACATCCTTCTCTGCCAGAGGCCTGCCCCCCAAGCCCTGCCCCTCCCAATCCCCAGGCAGCCCACTCTGCCCTCCATAGATGAATCTAATCCCATATATTACAATAAACCGCATTTGCTTCTCCCCATTGCCCCACCCTCCCCTACCCTGGGCCAGCAGCCCCCACTTCCTCATCCCCTGGTGGTAGCAGGTGCCCCTCCTCAAGCAGTGCCACATCCTGTCAGCAGCCAGCTGTCCTGGCACTGGCCTGAGGGCCGGGGGATGCAGAGGGCGGGGCTGCACGGCTACTCCAGGTAGATATCTTCTGTGGGGCAGGTGTACTCCACAAACTGCTTGTAGAACTGCTGGAATGCTCTCCTAGAAGCCAGGGGACACACAGATGGCTCAGACCGCCACTGGCAAGGGAGGAATGGGATCCCGACCCAGGGTTTTCCCACCGGAGCCTTGGGGCCTGAATGCGGCTCTGGTTCCTCTGGCCGGGGCCACTTGGCTCTGTTCTCTACAGAATTGCCATTGCATTTCCCAGTAAGATGTCAGCTGAAGACGTGGCTCAGCAGCTACCAAGCCTGGAAGCCACTCCTCAGGCTCGCCCTGCCCTGCCACCCCCCCTCCAGGCCACTGCACTGGGGTCTGGAGATGGTTCTCCAGAGCTGCGGGGGAAACCAAGGGGCAAAGCTGAGCGCCAGGAAGCAGCCCTAGGGCCTGGGATGAGGTGTGCTCCCTCGGGCTGGGTGCTCAGCAGGATGCACACGTACCCCACGGACTCTGCCAGGGCTTTGGTGGAGTCTTCAGACACAAAGACATGGCAGGCAAACCGGTGGTCGGCGGGGTGCTTGGTGATGAACCCAAAGTACCTGCAGGGACAGGTCTGTCTGTGCTGGGACAGGGGCTCGGCCCACACCCAACCACCTGAAGGCTGCAGACCACCCGTGCCTCCTCCACTGCCATCCCACCCCCACTTACTTGTTGTTCTTTGGATGATATCCACAGAAAGAGATGTTTTTTAACTGGAAAAAGTGGCTACATTTATTCCCCTacaggagggagaaaagaagcaAGAGGGCGGTCACCTGGCCTGCAATGAGGGTGAGAGGAGACGGCCTCTTCACTCCAAGTCTTGGGGGAAAGCTGGGGGCCATGGAAGGAAGGGGCTGGGTTGGGAGGagtcaccttggcctcctgggagTCATCGGCCTTGACGCCTATCTTCACGCCCCGCACGCTGATCTCCAGGACGCAGCTGGAGGGTGGGTTAAAGTGCACGGTGAGCCGGCGGGTGGTGGCAATCTATAGGTGACACACGGAGCCACGTCAGCTGCTGTCTGTTCCTCTGCTGATCCCTCCTGTCCCAGGGCCTGAGCCCTGAGGCCTTTACTGCCTCTAGACACCTGTATTCCTCTGCCCCAGGGAGCATccaagggaggagaagggagagggctCAGGTACCTTTTGCATAGCGGCACAGAGGACGTCATTGCCCTTGTGATAGGGAACCTGGACTGAGCCCAGGAACTTCACCCGGAACTGGTCCACCCAGTCACTGTTTTTGGCCAGGGCTGGAAAGCAAGTGTGAATTGAGGAGGGGCAGAAACAGCAGGAGGGAGCTGAGCAGCCAAGCGAAGGAGGGCGGGTGAGGCACAGGGAATGGCAGAGCCCACACAGGCTGCCACAATCCCTGGCTGCCCAACTTGGCCGGGCCTCACTTTGCTCAATCGTGAAAAGGACCTAAAATCACCTCCACTCAGCCCCCCACCTGTCTGGCTAAGATCTGGAGTACACGTTCACCCAGCAGCAAGTCGGGGCAGACAGATGTGGTGGCTGGGGGCACAGGCCAGGCAGGGAACGCTACCTGCCATGTGCTCGGGCTCCTTGGTGACCTCGATGGCGTAATAGGCAGGAAAGACGCCCCGGGCACCGGTGCGCATGTTGTAGGCCTCGTACCAGTAGTCTTCAGCCTGGAGCTCCACTAGCAGAGGGTCATCCACTTCCAGCTCAAGTTCGTCTTCGTGTCGAGGCACAAACCTGTCCCCAGCAAGGACAGGTGAGAAATTCGGCACCAGGGCCTGTCCGGCCAGGCCTACTCTGCGGTCTGGGAGCCACAGCAGCATCGTCATTTCAGTAAACATTTGCAAAAGCATCCTGTGTGCCTGTGGCAGTGCTAACCCCAGGGGAGAGCAAGGTCAAGCAAACATGCGTCTGCCATTGAGGAAACACAGGCCAAGGGAGGGTGCGGGCAGGGACCCTCTAAAATGGAGAGGCTGTGGGAAGCGCAGGCTTTTGTCTAGAGAAGGGTCAGGTGGGGTGTGGGCAGGCATTCTCTTGGTCACCCTCCTGGGTGCCCTGCCCCCGACCAGACTAGGTGCGCAGTCCTGGGATCCCTCACCGTAGCCATCCTCTTTGTCACCATACTCTGAGTCCCTAGAGAGTGGACACTGTCCTCCCAGGGCTGAGTGGATCAACGAATGCTGATGGCAGGGGTTAGGCTGAGGTCATGTAGGGGTGACAAATGGAGGGTGGTGTGTGGCCCAAACTGCTGCGTGGCCAGGCCCAGCCAGCCCATGGCTCTCACCTGAATATGGCCCGGTGGGTCTGCTCCTGCTCCTCCCCATTGATGATGCAGGAGAACAGCCCGAAGGACTCGGCACCTGCAGGTGAGGGGGTGTGGCTGGATGGGAGGTTGCAGCTCTGATCCAGGTTTAGCGGGGCAGGTAGAAGCCTCAGTCCTAACCAGATGGGGCCTGGGGTCGCCTCCCAGAACACTTCGCATTTTGGCTCTGTCCCGCTAgggaacccccaccccccaactgCTTCCCCTTGCTGACTCACTGGAGGAGCGGGAGCGGCCACTCATGAAGACGTTCAGGAACTTCTTGGAGAAATGGACGTCGGGTTCGTCAGGCGTGGAATCCTcggagaggcaggcagggggcTGGGGCCGGGGGGCCTCCTCATATTCCTCTCCGATGGCCGACTCATAGGGCGAGGAGACAGAGGCACAGTTGTCATAGACGGTGGCCGAGTCACTCTCGTCACTGTAGTCTCCGAAGCACGGCCGCAGGCTCACCAGCTCCAGCTGTGCGTGCTCATCCACCACCAGCGTGTACTTGACCGAGTCGTAGGACAGGGCGCTGGTGTCCGAGCTCAGAGACGCCCGTGGAGGTGGCGGCGGCTCCCCCAGGCTCCCCCGCCACCCTCCGCCTGGGGGCTCAGCCCGCTCTGGGGACGACAGGCAGTCGAAGCCCTCCTCCTCTTCACTGATGGAGGGATGTGGCCGCCCTGCCGTGGAGGGGTAGGCAGCAGGGTCTGGATCGGAGCTGACCGACATCCGGCTCTCAGTGGGCGGCAGGAAGGCGGAGGTGGGCTCTGCAGGGTCTGGGGGCCTCTGCACTGGGGTCAGGTAGATCTCCTCAGTGGCCTCTAGTCGCACATCGGCCTGGTAGTGGATTCGGTCTCGATGCGAGTGGCCCCGACCCCCAGGCGGGGCAGCAGGGGGACCCCCCGGAGGTGCCATCTGGGTGGCTGTGCTGCGGCGGCAAGGGCTGTCGGTGGAGGTGCCCCGGTCTGTGGTGGGGGCGGGGCTGCTCTGGGGGGGCAGCTCATCGCTCAGGCAGATGTGTTCATGTGGCGGCGTCTGCTCCCCTGGAGAGCAGGCAGGTCATGAAGGCAGGGGCTCTGTCCCAACTCCCAGCTGCCTGCACCCGCCACTCTCAGCTTGGTGACACAGAAACCAAGACAAAGCCTCTCTGGGGCCAGTCAACTCACTCACGCTACCACTGATCTCACCCCCTGGATGGGCTTGTGCAGGGATGTGGGTGGACCCGTTTACCTCTACTCAGCCCTTTGGAGACTGCAGGGTTTGCTCTCTGCAGTGGGGACTGAGTCAGGGCAGGCGGAGGTCCAGGTAAGGAAAAGGGCCCTGACTTACCTGTCTTCAGGGGTGAGGATGATCGAGACACCCGATCCTGCCAACTGTGCTTTTTGCCCAGAGAATTATTATTCAGTGTGTCCTGTGCGGGGAACAAAAGGCTCTTGTGATGGAAGTGGTCAACAGTGCCCGGCACAGGGAGGCCCCGGCCCTGCCCCCTCAGGCCATCCCTAGGGCCATTTGCTGTGTTCACCCCGCCTCCACTGTCAAAGGCCTCACTCCCAACTCTCCTCTGGAGCAGGCAGGAAGGGTGGCAAGTCACAGCCAGGCTTGCTGGCTCCGGATGGCCTTCCGCCTTGCTCAGGGAAGCTGGTCAACCCTCAGGGAGATGCTCTTATCACCCTTAACAAAGGTGGTGATGGTCAATGTGTGTGGTGGCAAGAGGGGTAGGAGGTGGGGGAGAAGAGAAGCAGGAGCTCTCTGGAGACACAGTCAGATACCCAGTCCCAGACACTGAGGGTTACTTGGAAAATGCTCAAATCCAGCCCAAGTCAGAGACAGGTGATTCTCTGCTCTGGAGCTTGGGAAGTTATGGCCTAGAAGGGGTGGGAACCTTCTGGTAGAGCCTGGAAAAAGCACAAGGAAGGGTCTCCCCAGCAGCTGGCCTGGGGGACAGGGATGAATCATCCCAGTGACAAATCCATAACAGAG encodes:
- the LOC105471651 gene encoding C-Jun-amino-terminal kinase-interacting protein 1 isoform X1 produces the protein MAERESGGLGGGAASPPAASPFLGLHIASPPNFRLTHDISLEEFEDEDLSEITDECGISLQCRDTLSLRPPCAGLLSAGGGGAGSRLQAEMLQMDLIDAAGDTPGAEDDEEDDDEERARRTTSGAGPPKAESGQEPASRGQGQSQGQGQGPGSGDTYRPKRPTTLNLFPQVPRSQDTLNNNSLGKKHSWQDRVSRSSSPLKTGEQTPPHEHICLSDELPPQSSPAPTTDRGTSTDSPCRRSTATQMAPPGGPPAAPPGGRGHSHRDRIHYQADVRLEATEEIYLTPVQRPPDPAEPTSAFLPPTESRMSVSSDPDPAAYPSTAGRPHPSISEEEEGFDCLSSPERAEPPGGGWRGSLGEPPPPPRASLSSDTSALSYDSVKYTLVVDEHAQLELVSLRPCFGDYSDESDSATVYDNCASVSSPYESAIGEEYEEAPRPQPPACLSEDSTPDEPDVHFSKKFLNVFMSGRSRSSSAESFGLFSCIINGEEQEQTHRAIFRFVPRHEDELELEVDDPLLVELQAEDYWYEAYNMRTGARGVFPAYYAIEVTKEPEHMAALAKNSDWVDQFRVKFLGSVQVPYHKGNDVLCAAMQKIATTRRLTVHFNPPSSCVLEISVRGVKIGVKADDSQEAKGNKCSHFFQLKNISFCGYHPKNNKYFGFITKHPADHRFACHVFVSEDSTKALAESVGRAFQQFYKQFVEYTCPTEDIYLE
- the LOC105471651 gene encoding C-Jun-amino-terminal kinase-interacting protein 1 isoform X2, giving the protein MQLVLKMDSSPDNDSWLEDQWERWLTHDISLEEFEDEDLSEITDECGISLQCRDTLSLRPPCAGLLSAGGGGAGSRLQAEMLQMDLIDAAGDTPGAEDDEEDDDEERARRTTSGAGPPKAESGQEPASRGQGQSQGQGQGPGSGDTYRPKRPTTLNLFPQVPRSQDTLNNNSLGKKHSWQDRVSRSSSPLKTGEQTPPHEHICLSDELPPQSSPAPTTDRGTSTDSPCRRSTATQMAPPGGPPAAPPGGRGHSHRDRIHYQADVRLEATEEIYLTPVQRPPDPAEPTSAFLPPTESRMSVSSDPDPAAYPSTAGRPHPSISEEEEGFDCLSSPERAEPPGGGWRGSLGEPPPPPRASLSSDTSALSYDSVKYTLVVDEHAQLELVSLRPCFGDYSDESDSATVYDNCASVSSPYESAIGEEYEEAPRPQPPACLSEDSTPDEPDVHFSKKFLNVFMSGRSRSSSAESFGLFSCIINGEEQEQTHRAIFRFVPRHEDELELEVDDPLLVELQAEDYWYEAYNMRTGARGVFPAYYAIEVTKEPEHMAALAKNSDWVDQFRVKFLGSVQVPYHKGNDVLCAAMQKIATTRRLTVHFNPPSSCVLEISVRGVKIGVKADDSQEAKGNKCSHFFQLKNISFCGYHPKNNKYFGFITKHPADHRFACHVFVSEDSTKALAESVGRAFQQFYKQFVEYTCPTEDIYLE
- the FREY1 gene encoding protein Frey 1, producing MVLAMLGALHPRAGLSLFLHLILAVALLHSQPLRSQQSVPEAFSAPLELSQPLSGLVDDYGILPKHPWPRGPRPLLSRAQQRKRDGPDLAEYYYDAHL